Proteins found in one Micropterus dolomieu isolate WLL.071019.BEF.003 ecotype Adirondacks linkage group LG10, ASM2129224v1, whole genome shotgun sequence genomic segment:
- the cad gene encoding CAD protein, translating into MAKMATLILEDGTTFKGLLFGANVSVSGEVVFQTGMVGYPEALTDPSYCSQLLTLTYPLVGNYGVPKDEDGEFGLSKWFESSKIHAAALIIGELSESPSHWNSVKSLDQWLKEQGVPGLQGIDTRRLTKKIREKGTMLGKLVVDGTPEDSIPFDNPDQKNLVLEVSMKEPRVFNPSGNLRITVVDCGIKYNQIRCLAQRGACVTVVPWDHPLDSADFDGLFISNGPGDPQFCQTTINNVRKVVCVERPKPVFGICLGHQLLSLVIGSKTFKMKYGNRGHNQPCIHKGTGRCFITSQNHGFAVDPNTLPKDWDVLFTNANDHTNEGIVHNTQPLFSVQFHPEHMAGPTDLVSLFDVFLDTVKEHKEGKVTKSVKQRLLDHLTFPGSPKPAEVFRPRKVLILGSGGLSIGQAGEFDYSGSQAIKALKEENVQTVLINPNIATVQTSKGLADKVYFLPITPEYVTQVIKNERPDGVLLTFGGQTALNCGVELTKLGVLEKYKVKVLGTPVASIEMTEDRKIFVEKMEEINEHVAPSEAALSVEQAVAAAERLGYPVLVRSAFALGGLGSGFANNKEELTSLVTSAFAHTSQVLVDKSLKGWKEIEYEVVRDAYDNCVTVCNMENIDPLGIHTGESIVVAPSQTLNDYEYNMLRNTAIKVIRHLGIVGECNIQYALNPESEQYYIIEVNARLSRSSALASKATGYPLAYVAAKLGLGIPLPQLKNSVTNSTTANFEPSLDYCVVKVPRWDLSKFLRVSTTIGSSMKSVGEVMAIGRSFEEAFQKALRMVDENCVGFDHTIKPVSEKELQTPTDKRIFVLAAAFRAGYTVDQLYELTKIDRWFLHKMKNIADHERLLETYNQDESAMPPEVMRKAKQLGFSDKQIALAVQSTELVVRKLRHDWSILPVVKQIDTVAAEWPAHTNYLYLTYHGTENDLLFNDQHVMVIGSGVYRIGSSVEFDWCAVGCITELRKMGYKTIMVNYNPETVSTDYDMCNRLYFDEISFEVVMDIYEKENPEGVILSMGGQLPNNIAMSLHRQQCRILGTSPEFIDSAENRFKFSRMLDTIGISQPQWKELSDTESAMKFCETVGYPCLVRPSYVLSGAAMNVAYSDSDLEKYLSSAVAVSKEHPVVISKFIQEAKEIDVDAVACDGVVMAIAVSEHVENAGVHSGDATLVTPPQDLNQKTMERIKMIVHAIGQELQVTGPFNLQLIAKDDQLKVIECNVRVSRSFPFISKTLGVDLVAMATQVIVGENVEPVGLMRGKGIVGVKVPQFSFSRLAGADVVLGVEMTSTGEVACFGENRYEAYLKAMLSTGFKIPKKNILLSIGSYKNKSELLPTVQALESLGYDLYASLGTADFYTEHGVKVTAVDWPFEEEEDSECPTKEKQRSIMNYLEENHFDLVINLSMRNSGGRRLSSFVTKGYRTRRMAIDYSVPLIIDIKCTKLFVQALRQIGRTPPVKTHIDCMTSQTLVRLPGLIDVHVHLREPGATHKEDFSSGTAAALAGGVTLVCAMPNTSPAITDPSTLALVQKLAKAGCRCDYALYVGAASDNAAVLPSIASQAAGLKMYLNDTYSTLKMDNVSLWMEHFEKWPKQMPIVAHAEKQTVAAILMVAQLYQRPVHICHVAKKEEILIIRAAKQKGIQVTCEVAPHHLFLCEENVAEIGDGRAQVRPTLGTLEDMEALWENLDIIDCFATDHAPHSLEEKNSDHPPPGYPGLETMLPLLLTAVSDGRLTLDDIIRRLYDNPRKIFNLPVQDNTYVEVDLEQEWVIPQAMQFTKSKWTPFQGLKVKGKVRRVVLRGEVAYIDGQVLVPPGYGEDVKTWPTASILPLEPAKESPRTPEHPRPTPPREGSVRTRAPSPRRSVGESRYMLPPRIHRASDPGLPPEMVMFPPAGVGDGYSHPPPLSRLLSPQSGPGQMLAGPVSHFQTSPLLHPLVGQHILSVRQFSKEQISHLFNVAHTLRLLVQKERSLDILKGKVMASMFYEVSTRTSSSFAAAMQRLGGSVVHFSESTSSTQKGESLADSVQTMSCYADVLVLRHPTPGAVESASRHCRKPVINAGDGVGEHPTQALLDVFTIREELGTVNGMTITMVGDLKHGRTVHSLAKLLTQYRITLRYVAPKNLHMPAEIISYVASKGIKQEEFDSIEEALPETDVLYMTRIQKERFATEEEYKACFGQFILTPHIMTVAKKKMVVMHPLPRVNEISVEVDTDPRAAYFRQAENGMYIRMALLATVLGR; encoded by the exons ATGGCAAAGATGGCAACCTTGATCCTAGAGGACGGGACGACGTTTAAAGGCCTCCTTTTCGGTGCAAATGTGTCAGTGTCGGGAGAAGTTG TGTTTCAGACGGGCATGGTAGGCTACCCCGAGGCTCTTACTGACCCATCCTACTGCAGCCAGCTCCTGACCCTCACTTACCCTCTGGTCGGCAATTATGGTGTGCCGAAGGACGAAGACGGAGAGTTTGGACTAAGCAAG TGGTTTGAGTCATCAAAGATCCACGCTGCGGCTCTGATAATCGGAGAGCTGTCAGAAAGTCCCAGTCACTGGAATTCAGTTAAGTCACTGGACCAGTGGCTCAAAGAGCAAGGTGTTCCTGGATTACAAG GCATTGACACCCGGCGTCTGACCAAAAAGATCAGAGAGAAGGGCACCATGTTGGGGAAGCTGGTTGTGGACGGGACTCCTGAAGACAGTATTCCCTTTGATAACCCGGACCAGAAAAACCTGGTCCTGGAGGTCTCCATGAAG GAGCCCAGAGTATTCAACCCCAGCGGTAATTTGCGTATcactgtggtggactgtggcATCAAATACAACCAGATCCGCTGCCTGGCTCAGAGAGGAGCCTGTGTCACTGTCGTACCCTGGGACCACCCACTGGACAGCGCAG attttgatGGTTTGTTCATCAGTAACGGCCCCGGGGATCCCCAGTTCTGTCAGACCACCATCAACAACGTGAGGAAGGTGGTCTGTGTGGAACGTCCCAAGCCAGTCTTCGGTATTTGCCTCGGACACCAGCTGCTCTCTCTAGTCATTGGATCAAAGACCTTCAAGATGAA GTACGGTAACCGTGGCCACAACCAGCCGTGCATCCACAAGGGAACAGGTCGCTGCTTCATCACCAGTCAAAACCACGGGTTCGCTGTCGACCCCAACACGCTGCCGAAAGACTGGGATGTCCTCTTCACCAACGCCAATGATCATACCAACGAGGGCATCGTACACAACACACAACCCCTGTTCAG TGTTCAGTTCCACCCAGAGCACATGGCCGGTCCCACAGATCTGGTCAGCTTGTTCGATGTCTTCCTTGACACCGTGAAAGAGCACAAGGAGGGCAAAGTTACCAAATCTG TGAAGCAGCGTCTGCTGGACCATCTCACCTTCCCGGGATCTCCAAAGCCTGCGGAGGTATTCCGACCCAGGAAGGTCCTCATCCTGGGCTCTGGAGGACTGTCCATCGGCCAAGCTGGGGAGTTTGACTATTCTGGCTCCCAG GCAATTAAGGCTCTCAAGGAAGAGAATGTCCAGACTGTCCTGATCAACCCCAACATTGCCACTGTGCAGACCTCCAAGGGCCTGGCTGACAAAGTCTACTTCCTGCCTATCACGCCGGAGTATGTCACTCAG GTGATAAAGAACGAACGTCCGGACGGTGTGCTGCTGACCTTCGGTGGTCAGACAGCTCTGAACTGTGGCGTGGAGCTGACCAAGCTGGGCGTCCTGGAGAAGTATAAAGTCAAGGTTCTGGGAACACCGGTGGCCTCCATCGAGATGACAGAGGACAGGAAGATCTTTGTGGAAAAAATGGAAGAGATCAATGAACATGTTGCTCCCAGTGaagcagctctgtctgtggaGCAG GCAGTGGCAGCCGCAGAACGTCTGGGCTACCCTGTTCTGGTTCGTTCTGCATTCGCTCTTGGTGGTCTGGGCTCAGGCTTTGCCAACAATAAAGAGGAGTTAACCTCCCTGGTGACATCCGCCTTCGCCCACACCTCCCAGGTACTGGTGGACAAATCACTGAAAGGCTGGAAGGAGATCGAGTACGAGGTGGTCCGTGATGCCTATGACAACTGTGTCACT GTGTGTAATATGGAGAATATTGACCCTCTGGGCATTCATACTGGAGAATCCATTGTGGTGGCGCCAAGTCAGACGCTAAACGACTATGAATACAACATGCTGAGGAACACGGCCATCAAAGTCATCAGGCACCTCGGCATTGTAGGAGAGTGCAATATCCAGTACGCTCTTAACCCTGAGTCTGAACAG TACTACATCATTGAGGTGAATGCCCGTCTGTCGCGGAGTTCGGCCCTGGCCAGTAAGGCGACAGGTTATCCTCTGGCCTATGTAGCAGCTAAACTTGGCTTGGGGATCCCGCTGCCACAACTCAA GAACTCTGTTAccaactcaacaacagcaaacTTTGAGCCTAGTTTGGACTACTGTGTCGTGAAGGTGCCTCGCTGGGATCTCAGCAAGTTTCTCAGGGTTTCCACCACGATTGGCAGCTCCATGAAGAGTGTTG GTGAGGTGATGGCTATCGGCCGCAGCTTTGAGGAGGCCTTCCAGAAAGCTCTGAGGATGGTGGATGAGAACTGTGTTGGCTTTGACCACACCATCAAGCCTGTCTctgaaaag GAGTTGCAGACTCCTACAGATAAGCGTATCTTTGTTTTGGCGGCGGCATTCAGAGCCGGCTACACGGTGGACCAGCTGTACGAGCTCACCAAGATCGACCGCTGGTTCCTGCACAAGATGAAGAACATCGCTGACCACGAGCGACTGCTGGAGACATACAACCAG GATGAGAGTGCCATGCCTCCAGAGGTGATGAGAAAGGCCAAACAGCTTGGCTTCTCAGACAAGCAGATAGCACTAGCTGTACAGAG CACAGAGCTTGTTGTGAGAAAGCTGCGTCACGATTGGTCGATCCTACCTGTAGTGAAGCAGATTGACACGGTGGCCGCTGAATGGCCCGCCCACACAAACTACCTGTACTTGACCTACCACGGTACAGAGAACGACCTGCTCTTCAACGATCAGCACGTCATGGTCATCGGCTCGGGTGTGTACCGCATTGGCAGCAGTGTGGAATTTGATTGGTGTGCCGTCGGGTGCATCACAGAGCTCAGGAAG ATGGGTTATAAGACCATCATGGTGAATTACAACCCAGAGACGGTCAGCACAGACTACGACATGTGTAACCGCCTCTACTTTGATGAGATCTCCTTTGAG GTGGTGATGGATATCTATGAGAAGGAAAACCCAGAGGGAGTGATCCTCTCTATGGGAGGCCAGCTGCCCAACAACATCGCCATGTCGCTGCACCGTCAGCAGTGCCGCATCTTGGGGACTTCACCCGAGTTCATCGACAGTGCCGAGAACAGGTTCAAGTTCTCCCGAATGCTGGACACCATCGGAATCAGCCAGCCACAGTGGAAGGAGCTCTCTGACACCGAG tCTGCTATGAAGTTTTGTGAGACTGTGGGTTATCCCTGCCTGGTTCGTCCTTCCTACGTTCTCAGCGGAGCAGCCATGAACGTCGCCTACAGTGACAGCGACCTCGAGAAATACCTGAGTAGCGCTGTAGCTGTGTCCAAGGAACACCCTGTTGTCATCTCCAAATTTATACAGGAGGCCAAG GAGATAGACGTGGATGCTGTAGCCTGTGATGGGGTAGTGATGGCCATCGCAGTGTCTGAACATGTGGAGAATGCCGGCGTTCACTCTGGTGATGCCACACTGGTGACACCACCGCAGGACCTCAATCAGAAGACGATGGAGAGGATCAAGATGATCGTCCATGCCATCGGCCAAGAGCTGCAGGTCACTGGACctttcaacctgcagctgattgCCAAG GATGACCAACTGAAGGTGATCGAGTGCAACGTCCGAGTCTCCCGCTCCTTCCCCTTTATATCCAAGACCCTGGGTGTTGACCTGGTTGCAATGGCAACTCAAGTCATTGTGGGGGAGAACGTGGAGCCTGTGGGCCTAATGAGAGGAAAAGGGATTGTAGGAGTCAAG GTTCCTCAGTTTTCATTCTCTCGGCTGGCCGGAGCTGATGTGGTGCTCGGGGTGGAGATGACCAGCACTGGTGAGGTGGCCTGTTTTGGGGAGAACAGATACGAGGCTTACCTTAAAGCCATGCTCTCCACAGGCTTCAAGATCCCCAAAAAGAACATCCTGCTCTCGATTGGCAGCTACAAG aACAAGAGTGAGCTGCTGCCCACCGTGCAGGCTCTGGAGTCTCTGGGTTATGACCTGTACGCCAGTCTGGGTACTGCAGATTTCTACACAGAACATGGAGTCAAG GTGACAGCAGTGGACTGGCCttttgaggaggaggaagacagtgAGTGTCCCACTAAAGAGAAGCAGCGCAGCATCATGAACTACTTGGAGGAAAACCACTTTGATCTTGTCATTAACCTCTCCATGAGGAACAGCGGAGGTCGCAGGCTCTCCTCCTTTGTCACCAAAGGCTACAGGACGAGACGCATGGCCATCGACTACTCTGTCCCGCTCATCATCGATATCAAGTGCACCAAGCTCTTTGTCCAG GCTCTTCGTCAGATTGGTAGGACTCCACCAGTGAAAACTCACATTGACTGCATGACGTCCCAGACGCTGGTCCGTCTGCCCG GTCTGATCGATGTGCATGTTCACTTACGGGAGCCTGGTGCCACACATAAGGAGGACTTCTCCTCTGGTACAGCAGCTGCTCTGGCGGGAGGAGTGACCTTGGTGTGTGCGATGCCCAACACCTCCCCTGCCATCACAGACCCCAGTACTCTGGCTCTGGTACAGAAG CTGGCCAAAGCAGGCTGCCGCTGTGACTACGCCCTGTATGTGGGCGCTGCTTCAGACAATGCAGCTGTCCTGCCGTCCATCGCTAGCCAGGCTGCCGGCCTGAAGATGTACCTGAACGACACGTACTCAACCCTCAAGATGGACAACGTCTCTCTCTGGATGGAG CACTTTGAGAAGTGGCCTAAGCAGATGCCCATCGTCGCTCACGCTGAGAAGCAGACGGTGGCTGCGATCCTCATGGTGGCTCAGCTCTACCAGCGGCCAGTCCACATCTGCCACGTGGCCAAGAAGGAGGag ATCCTGATAATCCGAGCAGCGAAACAGAAGGGTATCCAGGTCACGTGTGAGGTGGCGCCTCATCACCTCTTCCTTTGTGAGGAAAATGTGGCAGAGATCGGTGATGGCCGAGCGCAGGTCCGACCCACGCTGGGAACACTTGAGGACATGGAGGCTCTCTGGGAAAACCTGGACATCATTGACTGCTTCGCCACAGACCACG CTCCCCACTCTCTAGAGGAGAAGAACAGCGATCATCCCCCTCCAGGTTACCCCGGCCTGGAGACGatgctgccgctgctgctgaCCGCTGTCAGTGATGGGCGTCTTACTCTGGATGATATTATCAGGCGTCTTTATGACAACCCTCGCAAGATCTTCAACCTGCCTGTCCAAGACAACACCTATGTGGAG GTGGACTTGGAGCAGGAGTGGGTGATTCCTCAGGCCATGCAATTCACTAAGTCAAAGTGGACACCTTTCCAGGGTCTGAAGGTGAAGGGTAAAGTCCGCCGCGTGGTTCTTCGAGGAGAGGTGGCCTACATCGATGGCCAG gtgttGGTACCTCCAGGTTATGGTGAAGACGTGAAGACCTGGCCCACAGCTTCCATCCTTCCTCTTGAACCTGCTAAAGAGAGCCCGAGG ACTCCAGAGCACCCGCGTCCTACTCCTCCCCGGGAAGGCTCGGTCCGAACCCGAGCGCCCAGCCCTCGACGATCAGTAGGGGAGAGCCGCTACATGCTGCCGCCGCGCATCCACCGCGCCTCTGATCCTGGATTACCACCAG AGATGGTTATGTTCCCACCAGCTGGTGTTGGGGATGGTTACAgccaccctcctcctctgtccagGTTGTTGTCCCCTCAGTCAGGACCAGGACAGATGCTTGCTGGACCGGTGTCCCACTTCCAgacctctcctctgctgcaccCGCTGGTCGGCCAGCACATCCTGTCTGTCAGGCAGTTCAGCAAAGAGCAG atctCACACCTTTTTAATGTTGCCCACACTTTGCGTTTGTTGGTTCAGAAGGAACGAAGCCTGGACATCCTGAAA GGTAAGGTGATGGCGTCCATGTTCTATGAAGTCAGCACTCGCACCAGCAGCTCCTTCGCGGCGGCCATGCAGCGTCTGGGCGGCTCAGTCGTCCACTTCAGTGAATCCACCTCATCGACACAGAAAGGAGAATCTCTGGCGGACTCTGTCCAGACCATGAGCTGCTACGCTGACGTTCTGGTGCTCCGACACCCAACACCTGGAGCTGTAGAG AGTGCATCTCGTCATTGCCGTAAGCCTGTGATAAATGCCGGAGATGGCGTGGGGGAGCATCCAACCCAGGCGCTGCTGGACGTCTTCACCATCAGAGAGGAGCTGGGGACGGTCAACGGCATGACG ATAACCATGGTTGGGGATCTGAAACATGGCCGCACGGTTCATTCTCTCGCTAAACTGCTGACCCAGTACCGTATCACCCTGCGCTACGTGGCTCCCAAGAACCTCCACATGCCAGCAGAGATCATCAGCTACGTGGCCTCCAAGGGCATCAAACAG GAGGAGTTTGACAGTATTGAGGAAGCTCTGCCTGAGACTGACGTCCTCTACATGACGAGGATCCAGAAGGAGAGGTTTGCAACTGAGGAGGAGTACAAGGCT tGTTTTGGCCAGTTCATCCTCACCCCTCACATCATGACTGTAGCCAAAAAGAAGATGGTAGTGATGCATCCGCTGCCCAGAGTCAATGAAATCAG CGTGGAGGTGGACACAGACCCAAGAGCAGCATATTTCCGCCAGGCAGAGAACGGCATGTACATCCGAATGGCCCTGTTGGCTACTGTACTGGGCAGATAG